One part of the Saprospiraceae bacterium genome encodes these proteins:
- a CDS encoding S9 family peptidase: MIKRIFLFLCFLLPVFGFSQGLMTPELLWSLGRVQGETVSKDGKKVYYTVTRYLTDKNKGNTQLYVSDLQTGQSEQVSKAENYAGNACLDSGGNLMYSNDGIIHHQLINKSLGIEKLEYSNLLPSPNGMWLAFSRSVKVNTPKQDLYPELSKSTALIYDDLMFRHWKEWEDGYANHIFLARMSPDGLQHEKDIMFKEPYDCPTMPDGGLEDINWSADSKFLAYVSVKKTGKDYAVSTNSEIYLYDVASGKTINISDGLQGYDKNPVFSPDGKYLAWTSMARDGYEADKNDIYIMDLQTKVRNKITAKWDETVNQFIWSKDSKALYCSLPYRGTIQLFELLIPTDIQKGNETKFRQITNTDHDYNYLIGLSNQYIICHRVDINHAVEIYSVDIATGVAKQITQVNTEVYSKIKMGTVEKQWIKTTDGKNMLAWVIFPPDFDPNKKYPTLLYCQGGPQSALTQYYSFRWNFQLMAANGYIIVAPNRRGMPGWGSAWNEQISGDWGGQCMKDYLSAIDQVSTKPYVDKSRRAAVGASFGGYSVFMLAGIHEGRFKSFISHCGSYNLESWYASTEELWFANFDLKGSYWQKKLPKSYTRFSPHKWINKWTSPILIIQGAKDYRIPDTQAFEAYTAARLHNIKSRLLYFQDEGHHILKVQNGLIWQAEFYRWLKETL, translated from the coding sequence ATGATCAAAAGAATCTTCCTTTTTCTATGTTTTCTGCTGCCGGTTTTTGGATTTTCACAAGGGCTGATGACGCCTGAATTATTGTGGTCATTGGGTCGTGTGCAAGGAGAAACGGTATCTAAAGATGGTAAAAAAGTATATTATACAGTAACCCGATACTTAACCGACAAAAACAAAGGAAACACACAATTATATGTAAGTGACCTGCAAACCGGCCAAAGTGAACAAGTGTCAAAAGCAGAAAATTATGCAGGAAATGCCTGTCTGGATAGTGGTGGAAACTTAATGTATTCAAATGATGGGATCATTCATCATCAACTTATAAATAAATCACTGGGAATTGAAAAACTAGAATATTCGAACCTATTACCATCTCCTAATGGCATGTGGCTTGCATTTTCAAGATCTGTAAAAGTGAATACACCAAAACAAGACTTATACCCTGAATTATCTAAATCCACTGCTTTAATTTATGATGATTTGATGTTTCGCCATTGGAAAGAATGGGAAGATGGTTATGCAAATCATATATTTTTAGCTAGAATGTCACCTGATGGCTTACAACATGAAAAAGATATCATGTTTAAAGAACCATATGATTGTCCAACTATGCCGGATGGTGGTTTGGAAGATATAAATTGGAGTGCCGACAGCAAATTTTTAGCCTATGTTTCAGTTAAAAAAACTGGTAAGGATTATGCCGTAAGTACTAATTCTGAAATCTATTTATATGATGTCGCCTCCGGCAAAACAATAAATATTAGTGATGGATTGCAAGGTTATGATAAAAATCCGGTATTCTCCCCAGATGGCAAATATTTAGCCTGGACAAGCATGGCCAGAGACGGTTATGAAGCCGATAAAAATGACATCTACATTATGGATTTGCAAACTAAAGTGCGCAATAAAATTACCGCAAAATGGGATGAAACCGTAAACCAATTTATCTGGAGTAAAGATTCCAAAGCACTTTATTGCAGCTTGCCTTACAGAGGTACAATCCAATTATTTGAGCTCCTGATTCCTACCGATATTCAAAAAGGAAATGAAACAAAATTCCGACAAATTACAAATACCGATCACGATTACAACTATCTCATTGGTTTAAGCAACCAATATATTATTTGCCATCGTGTTGACATAAATCATGCTGTTGAAATTTATTCAGTTGATATTGCAACTGGTGTAGCAAAACAAATAACTCAGGTAAACACAGAAGTTTACAGCAAGATTAAAATGGGAACAGTTGAAAAACAATGGATTAAAACAACAGATGGTAAAAACATGTTAGCATGGGTAATTTTTCCCCCAGATTTTGATCCTAATAAAAAGTATCCTACCCTATTATATTGCCAGGGAGGTCCGCAGAGTGCATTGACTCAATATTATTCATTCCGTTGGAACTTCCAATTGATGGCTGCTAATGGCTATATCATCGTTGCGCCAAACCGAAGAGGAATGCCTGGTTGGGGAAGTGCCTGGAACGAGCAGATTTCAGGAGATTGGGGTGGCCAATGTATGAAAGATTATTTATCGGCAATTGATCAGGTTTCAACAAAACCATATGTAGATAAGTCCCGCCGTGCAGCAGTTGGAGCAAGTTTTGGAGGTTATTCTGTATTTATGCTTGCTGGAATTCATGAAGGTCGATTTAAAAGTTTTATTTCCCACTGTGGAAGTTACAATCTTGAATCCTGGTATGCCAGTACGGAAGAATTATGGTTTGCAAATTTTGATTTAAAGGGATCTTATTGGCAAAAAAAGCTACCAAAATCGTATACCAGGTTTTCCCCTCATAAATGGATTAACAAATGGACTTCTCCGATTTTAATTATTCAAGGAGCCAAAGATTATAGAATACCAGATACCCAAGCCTTTGAAGCGTATACTGCAGCGAGATTGCATAATATTAAATCCCGCCTATTATATTTCCAGGATGAAGGTCATCATATTTTGAAAGTTCAAAATGGGCTTATCTGGCAAGCTGAATTTTATCGCTGGTTGAAGGAAACACTTTAA
- a CDS encoding DNA replication/repair protein RecF, with amino-acid sequence MYFNHLSILKFKNFSDLQIDLNPGFHFITGLNGSGKTNFLDALYYLCMTRGFRKCPDKLIVQHEQDFFRLEGSLQTKKGIRQVVIKCKPPVLKEVFYDDKKYLKITDHLGKVPVVMIAPDEVYTLINEHEERRKFLNQTLLQIDNQYFEHLYAYNKLLKQRNAALKQMKMAGRINSQLLDALDFSLVQHANYIYVKRKELVENLNPVIKNYVEKISGNKQESNFTYTSDGGAQYAQLLLDSREKDYFSLRTNRGIHKDRIDCLMGEHSLGDLGSQGQIKSFILAMKLAQFNFLQSTLGITPIVLLDDIFAKLDAGRVEKLLALLIEEQISQCFISDTHLTRAQELRNILNKDAYLYQIQDNLLHAI; translated from the coding sequence TTGTATTTTAATCATTTATCAATTCTCAAGTTTAAGAATTTTTCAGATTTACAAATCGATTTAAATCCTGGATTTCATTTTATTACAGGTTTAAATGGATCCGGTAAAACCAATTTTTTAGATGCTCTTTATTATTTGTGTATGACCCGGGGATTTCGGAAATGTCCTGACAAATTAATAGTTCAACATGAGCAAGATTTCTTTAGATTAGAAGGTAGTCTACAAACAAAAAAGGGCATTCGCCAGGTAGTCATTAAATGCAAACCTCCGGTGTTAAAAGAAGTATTTTATGATGACAAAAAGTATTTAAAAATTACAGATCATCTGGGAAAGGTACCTGTTGTAATGATTGCTCCAGACGAGGTATACACGCTTATAAATGAACATGAAGAGCGAAGAAAATTTTTGAATCAAACCTTGTTGCAAATAGATAATCAGTACTTCGAACACCTATATGCGTACAATAAATTATTGAAACAACGGAATGCCGCTTTGAAACAAATGAAGATGGCTGGACGAATCAATTCACAATTGTTGGATGCTTTGGATTTTTCGCTTGTTCAACATGCAAATTATATTTATGTTAAAAGGAAAGAATTGGTTGAAAATTTAAATCCGGTTATAAAAAATTATGTTGAAAAAATTAGTGGTAATAAACAGGAATCTAATTTTACATACACTTCAGATGGGGGAGCGCAATACGCACAATTATTATTGGATTCCAGAGAAAAGGATTATTTTTCCTTACGTACAAATCGGGGAATTCATAAAGACCGGATTGATTGTTTGATGGGAGAGCATAGTTTGGGCGATTTAGGTTCTCAAGGGCAAATTAAAAGTTTTATTCTTGCTATGAAATTGGCGCAATTTAATTTTTTACAATCCACTTTAGGAATTACACCCATTGTTTTATTGGATGATATTTTTGCAAAATTGGATGCAGGTCGAGTCGAGAAATTACTTGCTTTACTTATTGAGGAACAAATATCGCAGTGTTTTATATCAGATACCCACCTCACCAGAGCGCAGGAATTGCGCAATATTCTAAATAAGGATGCCTATCTTTATCAAATTCAAGACAATCTGTTACACGCTATATGA
- a CDS encoding DUF721 domain-containing protein produces MLKVFSSQKHLKDKLLDKKIEGVWKNLYEGIAHYTTRIQFKSGVLYVWLSSSPLRHELSFNKAKIINQVNTALKEELIKQLELR; encoded by the coding sequence TTGTTGAAAGTATTTTCTTCGCAAAAACACCTTAAAGACAAGCTATTGGATAAGAAAATAGAAGGCGTTTGGAAAAATCTATATGAAGGGATAGCACATTATACTACCCGGATACAGTTTAAAAGTGGGGTGTTATATGTATGGCTGAGTTCTTCCCCTTTACGCCATGAATTAAGCTTTAATAAAGCTAAAATTATAAATCAAGTCAATACAGCCTTAAAAGAAGAACTAATTAAGCAGTTGGAGTTGCGTTAA
- a CDS encoding DUF2911 domain-containing protein has protein sequence MKNLLILLIIAAFLPAYAQITTPAPSPMCKLEQKVGLGTITVEYSRPGKKDRIVFGDVVSYGKTWRTGANACTKVTFSDDVEIEGVKVAKGSYALFSIPGENHWEVMFYNDITVSGVPDNYDITKEVAHIKVTPELIPYTVESFTIDINEIRNESATMNLIWETTMVPIKLRFDTDSKVVKNIEKVMSGPSSNDYYQAARYYYDTNKDMNAAIQWIQKSNQMDAQFWKLRVESLILARLGRKAEAIEAANKSKAKAIEAKNDEYVKMNEMSIKEWSN, from the coding sequence ATGAAAAATCTTCTTATTTTATTAATTATTGCGGCATTTTTGCCTGCATATGCCCAGATTACGACTCCTGCACCAAGTCCAATGTGTAAATTGGAACAAAAAGTGGGTCTCGGAACAATTACTGTTGAATATTCCAGACCAGGTAAAAAGGACCGGATCGTTTTTGGTGATGTCGTTTCTTATGGAAAAACCTGGAGAACTGGTGCAAATGCCTGCACAAAAGTAACGTTTAGCGATGACGTAGAAATTGAAGGCGTAAAAGTTGCAAAAGGAAGTTATGCATTATTTTCAATTCCTGGTGAAAACCATTGGGAAGTTATGTTCTACAATGATATTACAGTTTCTGGTGTACCCGATAACTATGATATCACAAAAGAAGTAGCGCATATAAAGGTGACTCCTGAATTAATTCCTTATACTGTTGAAAGCTTTACAATTGATATCAATGAGATCCGGAATGAATCTGCAACTATGAATTTGATTTGGGAAACTACCATGGTCCCAATAAAATTGAGATTTGATACCGACAGTAAAGTGGTAAAAAATATTGAAAAAGTAATGAGCGGTCCAAGTAGTAATGATTATTATCAAGCTGCTCGTTATTATTATGATACCAATAAAGACATGAATGCTGCAATTCAATGGATCCAGAAATCAAATCAAATGGATGCTCAATTCTGGAAACTTAGAGTTGAATCCTTAATTTTAGCTCGTCTTGGCAGAAAAGCAGAAGCCATTGAAGCTGCTAATAAATCTAAAGCGAAAGCTATCGAAGCAAAAAATGATGAATATGTGAAAATGAATGAAATGTCCATTAAAGAATGGAGTAATTAA